A window of the Fusarium poae strain DAOMC 252244 chromosome 3, whole genome shotgun sequence genome harbors these coding sequences:
- a CDS encoding hypothetical protein (SECRETED:SignalP(1-20)), producing MRLVSLVAVVGDVLIPAASARPANCRPQRPTTTSAAGVETSSTDTTLATSSQTTNVIETTATSDLTSELVTTTLGLTSEVETIITQSTLDTTTLITTATTITETSAGEISAREPTSTETSSAGTATITTTTLATTTAATTRVSETITDTQTTDQTTSAEATTINADATTVDQTTDYTTTLETTNTDETTTAGVTTTTGMTPAADTTTTTEIPTTTMAAPEPTKALLNGGFEDATNGPWTFLSGQITNDPSLAHSGSKFAQLDVQNQQAQGQIRVEQLTSTSNTKRYTLSFYATVLSTPNMKPGNSCQIYPFQDNSSFNGQGLPLDFSALNTYTHFTYSFTPINNNFVLKLGISCSRGMATTFSVAIDDVSIVEVV from the exons ATGCGTCTGGTATCACTTGTCGCTGTTGTTGGCGATGTGCTTATCCCTGCAGCTAGTGCCCGTCCTGCAAATTGTCGCCCCCAAAGGCCGACAACTACTTCTGCCGCCGGGGTTGAGACCTCGAGCACTGACACCACTCTCGCGACCTCTTCCCAAACGACCAATGTGATCGAGACCACTGCTACTTCTGATCTCACCAGCGAACTTGTTACCACGACCTTGGGCCTTACCAGCGAAGTAGAGACGATCATTACTCAATCTACTTTAGACACGACCACTTTGATCACAACTGCTACCACAATTACTGAAACGAGCGCTGGTGAGATATCTGCAAGGGAGCCAACAAGCACCGAGACATCTTCTGCTGGAACGGCTACTATTACCACAACAACTCTTGCGACGACGACCGCTGCCACTACGCGTGTTTCCGAGACGATCACTGATACGCAAACGACTGATCAGACTACCTCTGCTGAGGCAACAACTATAAATGCCGATGCGACCACCGTAGACCAAACCACGGACTATACTACAACTTTGGAGACAACAAATACTGACGAGACGACCACTGCTGGGGTAACAACTACCACCGGCATGACTCCTGCTGCTGATACAACCACTACAACTGAGATACCGACCACCACCATGGCAGCTCCCGAGCCGACTAAAGCTCTCCTAAATGGCGGGTTTGAAGATGCGACGAATGGTCCTTGGACTTTCTTGAGCGGACAAATCACGAATGATCCCAGCCTTGCCCACTCCGGTTCTAAATTTGC ACAACTTGACGTCCAAAACCAGCAAGCTCAAGGCCAGATACGTGTCGAACAACTCACCAGCACAAGTAACACTAAGCGATACACTCTCAGCTTCTACGCCACTGTGCTCTCTACGCCTAATATGAAACCCGGCAACTCTTGCCAGATCTACCCTTTCCAGGATAATTCGTCGTTCAATGGACAGGGCTTACCATTGGACTTTTCGGCTCTCAACACTTACACGCATTTTACATATTCCTTCACCCCAATTAACAACAATTTTGTGCTCAAGTTGGGAATCTCATGTTCCAGAGGCATGGCCACTACGTTTTCCGTCGCTATTGATGATGTTTCTATCGTGGAGGTCGTTTAG